The following DNA comes from Nitrosarchaeum sp..
ATTCTCAAGAAAAACTGGTAGAATCAAAACCGTATCTGAAAAAGGCAAATTACTTTGTACTTTGAGAATTGATGGGGGCTTGGCCATTAGCCCATATTTTGCTCAGATTTTGTTAAAAAGTAAAAAATTCAAAGAGAATTGTCTAGAAGTTAATCAGGATGCCGCACCATTTATTCAAGATGGCAAATCTGTTTTCTGTAAACATGTTTTATGGTGTGGAAAAAATATACAAATTGCATCGGATACTCCAGTCCTTTATAAAAATAAAGTAATTGCAGTAGGAAAAGCAGTATTATCTTCTGAAATGATTTCTGATTTTAATAGAGGAATGGCTGTTAGGGTTAGAGATAGTTTAAAAAGTCATAGAGGAGAATCAACATCATGATGCGCGGTGGAAATCGTGAAATGCGAAGAATGATGGATAAGATGGGTCTTGATATGAAAGAGATCCCAAATGTTCAAGAGGTAATAATTAAGACTGATAAAAAAGAGATCATTGTATCAAAACCATCTGTAACAGAAATGAAGGCTAAGGATAATTCTATTTTCACAGTTACTGCTGACAGTTATGAAGAACGGGAATTAGAAGTTCCAATATTTTCTGAAGAAGATATTCAGTTAGTTAGTCAGCAGGCAGGTGTAGATGAAGAAAAGGCTAAAACTGCTCTAGAAGAAGCCAAAGGTGATTTGGCCAGAGCAATACTTCTTTTGACTTCTGGATGATTCTTATTCATGCCTAAAAATGTCCATAAAATGAATGATTTAAGTAATGGATTTAAAAAAATAATATTATGAGTAGTATGGCCGAATCTAAAGTAACTGGAATTATTCAATCACTAAATGGTTTGGAGGATAATCTGGATTCACTTAACGGTAAAGTAGCTGATATGAAAAAACAGCTCTCAGTAAAAGCAATAAATGAAATTGATAAACTTTTAGAAAAAACACGAGAAATGGCTACAAAAGAGGCTGAAAATATCATCAATGCTTCAAAATCAAAAGCTGCTGTAGAATCCGAAAAAATTACAAAAGAAGGAAAATCTAAACTCGCTGAAATTCAATCAAATATCGATGCTAATTTTGATGAAGCAGTAAAACATGTCGTGTCAACTGTTTTGAAGGCATAAACCTAAATCGGATATTTTGTTTAACTTTAACATCGATCCATTACTGAACTCTCGTATTGGAATTGCTACTACATATGGTAAACCATATTATCGATTTTCCACTTCCTTAAAGGCTTTGAACATATCTTTTGATTCTATACTCCCAGAAGACATCCTAAATTATGATGGAGATTTAGTTTTAACTACTAGAAAAGAAGCTCCTTTAGAATGTGAAAAACCTATGTTACATGAGGATATACTCGAACAACATCCTACAGTAATTCGTGGATTAATGATTCAAAAACTATCCATGGGTTACGAGCAAGATCTAGTTATTGGAATTGATCCTGGTCAAATCATCGGTCTCTCTGTATTTTATTATGGAAGAGAAATTGAAAGCTCTTTTAATTCATCTGTTGAAGAATCAGTATTGCATATTATCAAAGTTTTAGGAGGTCTACGAGCCAGA
Coding sequences within:
- a CDS encoding nascent polypeptide-associated complex protein, producing MMRGGNREMRRMMDKMGLDMKEIPNVQEVIIKTDKKEIIVSKPSVTEMKAKDNSIFTVTADSYEERELEVPIFSEEDIQLVSQQAGVDEEKAKTALEEAKGDLARAILLLTSG
- a CDS encoding PUA domain-containing protein; this encodes MDQTLKLKHTLDALFGNGVSKYLPKNIEIVFSRKTGRIKTVSEKGKLLCTLRIDGGLAISPYFAQILLKSKKFKENCLEVNQDAAPFIQDGKSVFCKHVLWCGKNIQIASDTPVLYKNKVIAVGKAVLSSEMISDFNRGMAVRVRDSLKSHRGESTS